AAGGATTTAACTGAAGAAGAAGTAAGTAAACTTAGAAATATTATAGACAATGAATATACTGTTGAAGGTGATTTAAGAAGAGAAATTGCTCTAAATATTAAGAGATTAAAAGAAATAGGTTGTTATAGAGGTATTCGTCATAGAAAAGGTCTTCCAGTAAGAGGACAGAGAACTAAGACTAATGCAAGAACAGCAAAAGGTCCGAGAAAAACTGTAGGACGTAAGAAGAAATAGATAAGGAGGTTAAGTAATGGTTGCTAAGAAGGGACGTACTACACGTAGGAAAAGACGTGAGCGTAAAAATATAGAGCGTGGTCAAGCACATATTCAATCAACTTTTAATAATACTATAGTTACTATTACTGATATGGCTGGCAACGCAATAGCTTGGTCAAGTGCAGGTAACTGCGGTTTTAAAGGTTCTAGAAAATCAACTCCTTTTGCTGCACAAATGGCAGCAGAACAAGCTGCGAAAGCTGCTATGGAACATGGGTTAAAAACTGTTGAAGTATATGTAAAAGGACCAGGTGCAGGTAGAGAAGCTGCTATAAGATCTCTTCAAGCTGCTGGATTAGAAATAAGTCTAATTAAAGATGTTACTCCAATACCACACAACGGTTGTAGACCACCAAAGCGTAGAAGAGTATAATAGTAGAAAGGTAGGAGGTGTAAAGAGAAAATGGCAAGATATACAGGACCATCTTGTAGACAATGTCGTAGAGAAGGAATTAAACTATATCTTAAAGGAGAAAGATGTTATACAGATAAATGTGCTATAACTAGAAGAGGAAGTGCTCCAGGACAACATGGTGCTAGAAGAGCAAAACTTTCTAACTATGGAGTTCAGTTGAGAGAAAAGCAAAAAGTTAAGAGATATTATGGAGTTTTAGAAACTCAATTTAGAAAATATTATGAATTAGCTGAAAAGCAAGCAGGAATTACTGGTGAAAATTTATTATCTATTCTTGAAAGAAGATTAGATAATGTAGTTTATAGACTTGGATTTGCTTCATCAAGAAAAGAAGCTAGACAATTAGTAAGACATGGACATTTTACTTTGAACGGACATAAAGCTAATATTCCTTCTATGTTAGTTAATGTTGGAGATGTAATACAAGTGAAGGAAAAGAGTGTTTCTTCACCAAAGTTTAAAGAATTAAAAGAAAAGGCAGTTAATACTCCTAAGTGGTTGGAAGTTGATATGGAGAATTTAAAAGGAAAAGTTGTTGCTGTGCCAACAAGAGAAGATATAGATCTTCCAATAGAAGAACACTTAATAGTAGAGTTATACTCTAGATAATATATTTAATTAGATTAATATATTAGAAT
The DNA window shown above is from Caminicella sporogenes DSM 14501 and carries:
- the rpsK gene encoding 30S ribosomal protein S11, giving the protein MVAKKGRTTRRKRRERKNIERGQAHIQSTFNNTIVTITDMAGNAIAWSSAGNCGFKGSRKSTPFAAQMAAEQAAKAAMEHGLKTVEVYVKGPGAGREAAIRSLQAAGLEISLIKDVTPIPHNGCRPPKRRRV
- the rpsD gene encoding 30S ribosomal protein S4 encodes the protein MARYTGPSCRQCRREGIKLYLKGERCYTDKCAITRRGSAPGQHGARRAKLSNYGVQLREKQKVKRYYGVLETQFRKYYELAEKQAGITGENLLSILERRLDNVVYRLGFASSRKEARQLVRHGHFTLNGHKANIPSMLVNVGDVIQVKEKSVSSPKFKELKEKAVNTPKWLEVDMENLKGKVVAVPTREDIDLPIEEHLIVELYSR
- the rpsM gene encoding 30S ribosomal protein S13, which gives rise to MARIAGVDLPRDKRVEIGLTYIYGIGRPTSQEILKKAGIDFDTRVKDLTEEEVSKLRNIIDNEYTVEGDLRREIALNIKRLKEIGCYRGIRHRKGLPVRGQRTKTNARTAKGPRKTVGRKKK